In one window of Branchiostoma lanceolatum isolate klBraLanc5 chromosome 15, klBraLanc5.hap2, whole genome shotgun sequence DNA:
- the LOC136421234 gene encoding carbohydrate sulfotransferase 3-like, translated as MSKMHMCRKLLLLNLRKILLFVLLVGTSTYTYIAATFPYEEPTDGKTLRILKDMRRPLEKREDVGFNLEQRQDPGAHSKKMIKDAGFLPQQSEEDVDPLEFIFGGFQDKAETTATPPRTKKPKAPPAVHKRTAVIVLTQMRSGSTFVGEIFNQHPDAFYFFEPVWALEHHKDKAYNSSEWQLKLLEGLSKCKFEPIRDIMHFYLTTKELGVMKTCRAIDTMCDGYRNKTAKWPGRCPIPKNQFIEILEKNCLKNKFTAIKTIRLNNITLFKPLTEDKELNFKIVQLVRDPRAIIASRLTLVKNNVSVTKQLHDDVDRAEVRAVCDWMTTNMQPYREKSDWLRKRYALVRYEDVGLDPMTTMARFYKLINIPMSKDVSKWLGSHTKTSKRIKDRKDPFGTKKDPEKTANEWRNRLSFEQVKIIQSECKEAMTLFNYKFVDSHNELKELSVSLYKKRAPQLF; from the coding sequence ATGTCGAAGATGCATATGTGCAGAAAACTGCTCCTCCTCAATTTGAGGAAAATACTGCTCTTTGTCCTTCTAGTTGGGACTTCCACCTACACGTATATCGCAGCAACCTTCCCCTATGAAGAACCGACGGACGGGAAGACGCTAAGAATCCTCAAAGACATGAGACGTCCCCTGGAGAAGCGCGAAGACGTTGGGTTCAACTTAGAGCAACGTCAAGATCCGGGAGCACATTCGAAGAAGATGATCAAAGATGCAGGATTTCTTCCCCAGCAGTCTGAAGAAGACGTGGATCCGCTTGAATTCATCTTTGGCGGTTTTCAAGACAAGGCAGAAACTACGGCAACCCCTCCACGGACAAAGAAACCGAAGGCGCCCCCAGCGGTACACAAGCGAACTGCAGTCATAGTCCTGACTCAGATGAGGAGTGGTTCCACGTTTGTTGGTGAGATATTCAACCAGCACCCCGATGCCTTCTACTTCTTTGAGCCGGTGTGGGCTCTGGAACACCACAAGGACAAAGCGTACAACAGCTCGGAGTGGCAACTAAAGCTGCTAGAAGGGCTATCAAAGTGTAAATTTGAGCCGATTCGAGACATCATGCATTTTTACCTCACCACAAAAGAACTGGGTGTGATGAAAACATGTAGAGCGATAGACACGATGTGCGACGGCTACAGGAACAAAACCGCCAAATGGCCAGGCAGGTGCCCCATCCCTAAGAACCAATTCATTGAAATCCTCGAAAAGAATTGCCTCAAGAACAAATTCACAGCTATCAAGACAATACGACTGAACAACATAACGCTTTTCAAGCCGCTGACAGAAGATAAGGAGTTGAACTTTAAGATCGTCCAGCTGGTTCGAGATCCAAGAGCGATCATCGCTTCACGACTTACCCTGGTAAAGAACAACGTCTCAGTCACGAAACAGCTACATGATGACGTAGACAGGGCCGAAGTAAGAGCCGTTTGTGATTGGATGACAACAAACATGCAGCCGTACAGAGAGAAAAGCGATTGGCTACGCAAACGGTACGCTCTTGTTCGCTACGAAGACGTGGGGTTGGACCCAATGACAACAATGGCCAGATTCTACAAGTTGATAAACATACCCATGTCAAAGGACGTCTCCAAATGGCTCGGCAGTCACACAAAAACATCCAAAAGGATCAAGGACAGAAAAGATCCTTTTGGAACCAAAAAAGACCCAGAGAAAACCGCGAACGAGTGGCGGAATAGGCTGAGTTTTGAGCAGGTTAAAATCATCCAATCAGAATGCAAAGAAGCAATGACGTTGTTCAATTACAAATTTGTAGATTCTCATAATGAACTAAAGGaactgtctgtcagtctgtacAAGAAAAGAGCGCCTCAACTTTTCtag
- the LOC136421236 gene encoding carbohydrate sulfotransferase 3-like, translating to MHFCKAVLFLNLRTALLITLLFGSVAYLYALTTLQYMGPPGVKFPRNIEGTDNLEKPDTPPPQPTKPEAPPAIKRRTAVIIMTQMRSGSTFVGEIFNQHPEAFYIFEPLWALENHRNKTYNNPRMQLELLRGVSGCRFEQIKNIMKFYLTTKGLGVMATCQAVDKMCDGYRDKSENATWPKRCPIPDSTLPKVLKSTCEDKQFTAIKTIRLDDINLLQPMAEQTDLNFKIIQLVRDPRAVIASRLNLSKKNVSVMTVLHDKVDKKEVRELCDWMIKNAEPYKNQAGWLRGRFAMLRYEDVGMEPILTMEKLYNFIGVAPKTEVSKWLERHVHAAKRRKDRENPFGTKKDPVKTSNEWRTRLSINQVNTIQSQCKKAMELFHYQTVKTKEELRKMSLNLYSKRYSLIP from the coding sequence ATGCATTTTTGTAAAGCAGTCTTATTTCTCAATTTAAGAACCGCGCTTCTTATCACTCTTCTGTTTGGGTCCGTGGCCTATCTGTATGCCTTGACGACTCTTCAATACATGGGACCACCCGGAGTTAAGTTCCCAAGGAACATTGAAGGGACAGACAACCTTGAGAAACCAGATACCCCTCCACCACAACCAACTAAACCAGAGGCGCCCCCAGCGATTAAAAGACGAACTGCAGTTATAATCATGACTCAAATGAGAAGTGGCTCCACGTTTGTGGGTGAGATATTCAACCAGCACCCCGAGGCCTTCTACATCTTTGAACCACTCTGGGCCCTTGAAAACCacagaaacaaaacatacaacaatCCACGGATGCAACTTGAGCTTCTAAGAGGCGTTTCTGGCTGTAGATTTGAGCAAATCAAGAACATTATGAAATTCTACCTCACCACGAAAGGTTTGGGGGTCATGGCAACGTGTCAAGCAGTAGACAAAATGTGCGACGGCTACAGAGACAAAAGTGAAAACGCCACCTGGCCAAAAAGGTGCCCCATCCCAGACTCAACACTTCCAAAAGTCTTGAAATCAACTTGTGAAGATAAACAGTTCACAGCGATTAAAACAATCCGATTGGACGATATAAATCTCCTCCAGCCAATGGCAGAACAGACcgatttgaatttcaaaataattcaGTTGGTGAGAGACCCGCGTGCCGTTATTGCGTCACGCCTCAATCTCAGCAAGAAAAACGTTTCCGTTATGACCGTCCTTCACGACAAGGTCGACAAGAAAGAAGTAAGGGAGCTCTGTGATTGGATGATAAAAAATGCGGAGCCATACAAAAACCAAGCCGGTTGGTTACGTGGGCGATTCGCGATGCTTCGATACGAGGATGTCGGGATGGAGCCAATCCTCACCATGGAGAAGCTGTATAACTTCATCGGCGTGGCTCCCAAAACTGAAGTCTCTAAATGGCTTGAACGTCACGTTCATGCCGCGAAGAGGCGAAAGGACAGAGAAAATCCCTTTGGAACAAAGAAAGATCCCGTAAAGACGTCCAATGAGTGGAGAACGCGACTTAGTATCAATCAGGTAAACACCATTCAGTCCCAATGTAAGAAAGCGATGGAACTATTTCATTATCAAACGGTCAAGACGAAAGAAGAGCTCAGAAAAATGTCTTTAAATCTATACAGTAAACGATATTCTCTAATTCCCTAA
- the LOC136421235 gene encoding glycine amidinotransferase, mitochondrial-like — translation MGQCGSRLRSARMPHVGGAVFRKYKFPFENLPLENGAKGVAYAGALKPWSRSVHSGVSAKPEDARAPVVCSYNEWDPLEEVIVGRVEGACVPPFTVEVKATTYEKSWSFFMKNGGKPFPSEHMRKAVEEVEEFCNILKHEGVTVRRPDPVDWSEVHKTPWFESPGLYASMPRDILLVVGDEIIECPMAWRSRFFEYRAYRSLIKEYFREGANWTTAPKPTMADELYDQEYPMRSAEDRQKLATQGKFVTTEFEPCFDAADFMRAGRDIFAQRSQVTNYMGIEWMRRHLEPKGYNVHTISFEDGSPMHIDATFNIIGPGLVLSNPDRPCRQIDMFKKAGWTIVHPPTPEMPESHPMWMASRWLSMNVLMIDPKRVVCDSNEVATQKMFEKLGIQTIKVNLRYANSLGGGFHCWTCDVRRRGGLESYL, via the exons ATGGGACAGTGCGGTTCTAGGCTTAGGTCTGCCAGGATGCCTCATGTCGGCGGTGCGGTTTTCAGGAAATACAAGTTTCCATTTGAGAACCTCCCGCTGGAAAACGGAGCAAAGGGAGTAGCTTACGCAGGCGCACTGAAG CCATGGTCGCGGTCAGTTCACAGCGGAGTCAGCGCCAAGCCTGAAGATGCCCGCGCCCCAGTCGTCTGCTCCTATAACGAGTGGGACCCGCTGGAGGAGGTCATCGTCGGCCGTGTGGAGGGAGCGTGTGTCCCGCCCTTCACTGTGGAAGTCAAG GCAACCACATATGAGAAGAGCTGGTCctttttcatgaaaaatggaggtaagCCATTCCCCAGCGAGCACATGAGGAAGGCAGTGGAAGAGGTGGAAGAGTTCTGCAACATTCTGAAGCACGAGGGTGTCACCGTTCGCCGTCCCGATCCCGTCGACTGGTCCGAGGTGCACAAAACtccctggttcgaatccccaG GGTTGTATGCGTCCATGCCACGCGACATCCTATTGGTTGTTGGTGATGAGATCATTGAGTGCCCGATGGCCTGGCGATCCCGCTTCTTCGAGTACCGCGCCTACCGCTCCCTCATTAAGGAGTACTTCCGCGAGGGTGCCAACTGGACCACTGCTCCGAAGCCTACCATGGCTGATGAGCTGTACGaccag GAGTACCCTATGCGGTCGGCGGAGGATCGTCAGAAGCTTGCCACTCAGGGGAAGTTTGTCACCACGGAGTTCGAGCCCTGCTTCGACGCCGCAGACTTCATGCGTGCAGGACGGGACATCTTCGCCCAACGGAGCCAG GTTACTAACTACATGGGCATTGAGTGGATGCGTCGCCACCTTGAGCCAAAAGGCTACAACGTCCACACCATCTCCTTCGAGGACGGAAGCCCCATGCACATCGACGCCACCTTCAACATCATCGGCCCGGGACTGGTCCTCTCCAACCCCGACCGTCCCTGTCGTCAGATCGACATGTTTAAGAAAGCCGGATGGACGATTGTCCATCCTCCCACACCGGAAATGCCAGAAA GCCACCCCATGTGGATGGCGTCTCGTTGGCTGTCCATGAACGTGTTGATGATCGACCCGAAGCGCGTCGTGTGTGACAGCAACGAAGTCGCCACCCAGAAAATGTTCGAGAAGCTCGGAATCCAGACCATCAAG GTAAACCTTCGCTATGCCAACTCTCTTGGAGGCGGCTTTCATTGCTGGACGTGTGACGTTCGCCGCCGTGGTGGATTGGAGTCGTACCTGTGA